A portion of the Poecile atricapillus isolate bPoeAtr1 chromosome 7, bPoeAtr1.hap1, whole genome shotgun sequence genome contains these proteins:
- the HSD17B7 gene encoding 3-keto-steroid reductase/17-beta-hydroxysteroid dehydrogenase 7 isoform X3: MERVVLVTGASGGVGLALCQRLLEEDGRIHLCIACRNEQKSEATRDLILASHPSAQVSTVEVDLGNLASVLRAARELRCRKLLHMLTTAEGIMTQTDRLNGDGLQEVFATNLFGHFVLVRQLQALLCGNEKPSRLIWTSSSNARESAFSLSDYQHAKGQESYSSSKYATDLTSVVLNRKFNGQGLYSSVVCPGLVMSNMTYRILPIFLWKLLMPIMWLIRFFAKTYTLTPYNGAEAHVWLFKQKPEYLDSLVKYHSCTSGLGRCYVEPRKMDVDEDTAEKFYQKLLELEEQTLEKYRDLLD, encoded by the exons ATGGAGCGCGTGGTGCTGGTGACCGGGGCGAGCGG CGGCGTGGGGCTGGCCCTGTGCCAGCggctgctggaggaggatggCCGCATCCACCTGTGCATCGCCTGCCGCAACGAGCAGAAGAGCGAAGCCACGCGGGACCTCATCCTGGCCAGCCACCCCTCCGCACAGGTGTCCACCGTGGAGGTGGACCTGGGGAACCTGGCCTCCGTCCTGCGGGCCGCCCGTGAGCTCCGCTGCAG GAAGCTGCTCCACATGCTGACCACCGCAGAAGGCATCATGACCCAGACGGACAGGCTGAACGGAGATGGGCTTCAGGAGGTGTTTGCTACCAACCTCTTTGGACACTTCGTGCTG GTTCGTCAGCTCCAGGCTCTACTCTGTGGTAACGAGAAGCCCTCACGACTCATCTGGACCTCCTCCAGCAATGCCAGGGAGTCTGCCTTCAGCCTCTCTGACTATCAGCATGCCAAGGGGCAGGAATCATACAGTTCCTCTAAATACGCTACTGACCTGACAAGTGTGGTTCTGAACAGGAAATTTAATGGCCAG GGTCTGTATTCCAGTGTTGTTTGTCCTGGGCTCGTTATGTCCAACATGACCTACAGGATTTTGCCCATTTTTCTGTGGAAGCTGCTAATGCCCATCATGTGGTTG atCCGATTTTTTGCCAAAACTTATACTCTGACACCCTATAATGGAGCAGAAGCTCAT GTGTGGCTGTTCAAGCAGAAGCCAGAGTACCTGGATTCTCTTGTCAAGTACCACAGCTGCACTTCTGGACTGGGGAGATGCTACGTGGAGCCTCGGAAG ATGGATGTGGATGAAGACACTGCTGAGAAATTTTACcagaagctgctggagctggaggagcagacTCTAGAGAAATACCGTGATCTCTTAGATTAA
- the HSD17B7 gene encoding 3-keto-steroid reductase/17-beta-hydroxysteroid dehydrogenase 7 isoform X1 has translation MERVVLVTGASGGVGLALCQRLLEEDGRIHLCIACRNEQKSEATRDLILASHPSAQVSTVEVDLGNLASVLRAARELRCRFQRLDFVYLNAGIMPNPHVNFKALWHGLLTGKLLHMLTTAEGIMTQTDRLNGDGLQEVFATNLFGHFVLVRQLQALLCGNEKPSRLIWTSSSNARESAFSLSDYQHAKGQESYSSSKYATDLTSVVLNRKFNGQGLYSSVVCPGLVMSNMTYRILPIFLWKLLMPIMWLIRFFAKTYTLTPYNGAEAHVWLFKQKPEYLDSLVKYHSCTSGLGRCYVEPRKMDVDEDTAEKFYQKLLELEEQTLEKYRDLLD, from the exons ATGGAGCGCGTGGTGCTGGTGACCGGGGCGAGCGG CGGCGTGGGGCTGGCCCTGTGCCAGCggctgctggaggaggatggCCGCATCCACCTGTGCATCGCCTGCCGCAACGAGCAGAAGAGCGAAGCCACGCGGGACCTCATCCTGGCCAGCCACCCCTCCGCACAGGTGTCCACCGTGGAGGTGGACCTGGGGAACCTGGCCTCCGTCCTGCGGGCCGCCCGTGAGCTCCGCTGCAG GTTTCAGCGCCTGGACTTTGTCTACCTCAACGCTGGGATCATGCCCAACCCGCATGTGAACTTCAAGGCTCTGTGGCACGGTCTCCTCACCGG GAAGCTGCTCCACATGCTGACCACCGCAGAAGGCATCATGACCCAGACGGACAGGCTGAACGGAGATGGGCTTCAGGAGGTGTTTGCTACCAACCTCTTTGGACACTTCGTGCTG GTTCGTCAGCTCCAGGCTCTACTCTGTGGTAACGAGAAGCCCTCACGACTCATCTGGACCTCCTCCAGCAATGCCAGGGAGTCTGCCTTCAGCCTCTCTGACTATCAGCATGCCAAGGGGCAGGAATCATACAGTTCCTCTAAATACGCTACTGACCTGACAAGTGTGGTTCTGAACAGGAAATTTAATGGCCAG GGTCTGTATTCCAGTGTTGTTTGTCCTGGGCTCGTTATGTCCAACATGACCTACAGGATTTTGCCCATTTTTCTGTGGAAGCTGCTAATGCCCATCATGTGGTTG atCCGATTTTTTGCCAAAACTTATACTCTGACACCCTATAATGGAGCAGAAGCTCAT GTGTGGCTGTTCAAGCAGAAGCCAGAGTACCTGGATTCTCTTGTCAAGTACCACAGCTGCACTTCTGGACTGGGGAGATGCTACGTGGAGCCTCGGAAG ATGGATGTGGATGAAGACACTGCTGAGAAATTTTACcagaagctgctggagctggaggagcagacTCTAGAGAAATACCGTGATCTCTTAGATTAA
- the HSD17B7 gene encoding 3-keto-steroid reductase/17-beta-hydroxysteroid dehydrogenase 7 isoform X2: MERVVLVTGASGGVGLALCQRLLEEDGRIHLCIACRNEQKSEATRDLILASHPSAQVSTVEVDLGNLASVLRAARELRCRFQRLDFVYLNAGIMPNPHVNFKALWHGLLTGKLLHMLTTAEGIMTQTDRLNGDGLQEVFATNLFGHFVLVRQLQALLCGNEKPSRLIWTSSSNARESAFSLSDYQHAKGQESYSSSKYATDLTSVVLNRKFNGQGLYSSVVCPGLVMSNMTYRILPIFLWKLLMPIMWLVWLFKQKPEYLDSLVKYHSCTSGLGRCYVEPRKMDVDEDTAEKFYQKLLELEEQTLEKYRDLLD, from the exons ATGGAGCGCGTGGTGCTGGTGACCGGGGCGAGCGG CGGCGTGGGGCTGGCCCTGTGCCAGCggctgctggaggaggatggCCGCATCCACCTGTGCATCGCCTGCCGCAACGAGCAGAAGAGCGAAGCCACGCGGGACCTCATCCTGGCCAGCCACCCCTCCGCACAGGTGTCCACCGTGGAGGTGGACCTGGGGAACCTGGCCTCCGTCCTGCGGGCCGCCCGTGAGCTCCGCTGCAG GTTTCAGCGCCTGGACTTTGTCTACCTCAACGCTGGGATCATGCCCAACCCGCATGTGAACTTCAAGGCTCTGTGGCACGGTCTCCTCACCGG GAAGCTGCTCCACATGCTGACCACCGCAGAAGGCATCATGACCCAGACGGACAGGCTGAACGGAGATGGGCTTCAGGAGGTGTTTGCTACCAACCTCTTTGGACACTTCGTGCTG GTTCGTCAGCTCCAGGCTCTACTCTGTGGTAACGAGAAGCCCTCACGACTCATCTGGACCTCCTCCAGCAATGCCAGGGAGTCTGCCTTCAGCCTCTCTGACTATCAGCATGCCAAGGGGCAGGAATCATACAGTTCCTCTAAATACGCTACTGACCTGACAAGTGTGGTTCTGAACAGGAAATTTAATGGCCAG GGTCTGTATTCCAGTGTTGTTTGTCCTGGGCTCGTTATGTCCAACATGACCTACAGGATTTTGCCCATTTTTCTGTGGAAGCTGCTAATGCCCATCATGTGGTTG GTGTGGCTGTTCAAGCAGAAGCCAGAGTACCTGGATTCTCTTGTCAAGTACCACAGCTGCACTTCTGGACTGGGGAGATGCTACGTGGAGCCTCGGAAG ATGGATGTGGATGAAGACACTGCTGAGAAATTTTACcagaagctgctggagctggaggagcagacTCTAGAGAAATACCGTGATCTCTTAGATTAA